In Novosphingobium sp. MMS21-SN21R, a single genomic region encodes these proteins:
- a CDS encoding FAD-dependent oxidoreductase, giving the protein MQNLDILVIGAGIGGLSAAIALGRKGHRVTVIERDPSWSVYGVGIIQQSNVVRAMDQLGVLDSFLDAACGFDAVEIFAPDGTKVARVPTPRLVEGKPANVGIGRRALQKVLGDNARAAGAEICLGVTAEVMQDDGAKVGVTFSNGQAASFDAVIGADGVYSQTRKIVLPDAETPQFTGQAVWRYNFPRAEGLDALQVYNGPTGVGLVPMSAEVMYMYVTTPEPDNPRYPTQGIAAAMRAKLANCSPAIRALGEQITDDGGVVYRPLEGMMVHGDWSRGRIGLLGDAVHATTPHLGQGAGMAIEDAIVLAEELDRASDVETALKSYRDRRYERCRYIVESSLAICHGQLGKGPPVDNHKATGEMFAVVAQPI; this is encoded by the coding sequence ATGCAAAACCTCGACATTCTCGTCATCGGTGCCGGTATCGGCGGGCTTTCTGCAGCGATTGCGCTGGGGCGCAAGGGCCATCGCGTCACCGTCATCGAACGCGATCCTTCGTGGTCGGTCTATGGCGTGGGCATCATCCAGCAGTCGAACGTCGTGCGCGCGATGGACCAGCTTGGCGTGCTCGACAGCTTTCTGGATGCCGCCTGCGGATTCGATGCGGTCGAGATCTTCGCGCCCGATGGTACCAAGGTGGCGCGTGTGCCGACGCCGCGACTGGTCGAGGGCAAGCCGGCCAATGTCGGTATCGGCCGCCGCGCCTTGCAAAAGGTGCTGGGCGACAATGCCCGAGCGGCGGGCGCTGAAATCTGCTTGGGCGTGACCGCCGAAGTCATGCAGGACGACGGCGCAAAGGTGGGCGTCACATTCTCCAATGGCCAAGCTGCCAGCTTTGATGCGGTGATCGGTGCCGACGGCGTCTATTCGCAGACCCGCAAGATAGTCCTGCCCGATGCCGAAACGCCCCAGTTCACCGGGCAGGCCGTGTGGCGATACAACTTCCCGCGCGCAGAAGGCCTCGACGCCTTGCAGGTCTACAACGGCCCGACCGGCGTAGGGTTGGTGCCGATGAGCGCCGAGGTGATGTACATGTACGTGACCACGCCTGAGCCAGATAATCCGCGCTATCCCACGCAAGGCATCGCTGCTGCCATGCGTGCCAAGCTGGCGAATTGTTCGCCGGCCATCCGCGCGCTGGGCGAACAGATCACCGACGATGGGGGTGTGGTCTATCGCCCGCTCGAAGGCATGATGGTGCACGGCGACTGGAGCCGGGGTCGCATCGGCCTGCTCGGTGATGCCGTCCACGCGACCACGCCGCATCTGGGGCAAGGCGCGGGCATGGCGATCGAGGATGCCATCGTGCTGGCCGAGGAACTGGACCGCGCGAGCGACGTCGAGACTGCGCTCAAGTCCTATCGTGACCGGCGCTATGAACGCTGCCGCTACATCGTCGAAAGCAGCCTCGCCATCTGCCACGGCCAGTTGGGCAAGGGCCCGCCGGTGGATAATCACAAGGCGACCGGCGAAATGTTCGCTGTCGTCGCGCAACCCATCTGA